The following proteins are encoded in a genomic region of Coffea eugenioides isolate CCC68of chromosome 6, Ceug_1.0, whole genome shotgun sequence:
- the LOC113774662 gene encoding regulatory-associated protein of TOR 1-like isoform X1, which produces MALGDSMASRFSQSSMALAVVSNHLEELNISTSTTGNNSINHEDGERSVRDSETASSSYVGGAAMTTTSMAYLPQTLVLCELRHDAFEGSLPSGPSDSGLVSKWRPRDRMKTGCVALVLCLNISVDPPDVIKISPCARMECWIDPFSMAPQKALETIGRTLNQQYERWQPRARYKISLDPTVDEVKKLCTTCRKYAKSERVLFHYNGHGVPKPTVNGEIWLFNKSYTQYIPLPIGDLDSWLKTPSIYVFDCSAAGMIVNAFVELQDWTAAASASSGPSARDCILLAACEAHETLPQSAEFPADVFTSCLTTPIKMALRWFCTRSLLRESLDYSLIDRIPGRQTDRKTLLGELNWIFTAVTDTIAWNVLPHDLFQRLFRQDLLVASLFRNFLLAERIMRSANCSPLSHPILPPTHQHHMWDAWDMAAEICLSQLPTLVEDPNAEFQPSPFFTEQLTAFEVWLDHGSDLKKPPEQLPIVLQVLLSQCHRFRALVLLGRFLDMGSWAVDLALSVGIFPYVLKLLQTTTPELRQILVFIWTKILALDKSCQVDLVKDGGHAYFIRFLDSVEAYPEQRAMAAFVLAVIVDGHRRGQEACIEAGLIHVCLRHLQVSSPGDSQTEPLFLQWLCLCLGKLWEDFAEAQTMGVLADASAVLAPLLSEPQPEVRAAAVFALGTVLDVGFDTSRDGAGGEEDCDDDEKVRSEASIVKNLLNVVSDGSPLVRAEVAVALARFAFGHNKHLKSVAAAYWKPQPNSVLAALPAFAVKGSGSGYTTPTQYMPHGSIVPSAVSPLLRVGENSQPVVRDGRVFTSSPLATSGILHGSPLSDDSSQHSDSGIVADSITNGVVNHARPRPLDNALYSQCVLAMCTLAKDPSPRIASLGRRVLSIIGIESVVAKSVRSTPGNAQPSESMANASTSLTGLARSSSWFDMNGGHLPLTFRTPPVSPPRPSYLTGMRRVYSLEFRPHLMNSPDSGLADPLLATAGPSGASERSFLPQSTIYNWSCGHFSKPLLTATDDSEEIIARREEREKLALDRIAKCQHSGGGGLTASLPFLLTAVNRLRDQIASWDAKFETGTRTGLLQPFSPVVVASDESETIRIWNYEESTLLNSFENHDYPDKGISKLCLVNELDESLLLVASSDGNVRIWKDYTSKGQQKLVTALSSIQGHRPGVRSVNAVVDWQQQSGCLFASGEVSSIMAWDLDKEQLVNTIPLSSDCSISALSASHIHGGQFVAGFSDGFVRLYDTRTPEMLVSATQPHTQRLEKIVGIAFQPGLEPGKIVSASQAGYIQFLDLRHLRDTYLTIDAHRGSLTALAVHRHAPLIASGSAKQLIKIFNLEGEQLGSIRYYPSFMAHKIGSVSSLTFHPYEVLLAAGTADACVSIYADATSTAR; this is translated from the exons ATGGCATTGGGTGATTCGATGGCTTCTAGATTTTCGCAATCATCTATGGCCTTGGCGGTGGTGTCCAATCATCTCGAGGAGTTAAATATTAGCACTAGTACTACCGGTAATAATAGCATTAATCATGAGGATGGTGAGAGGAGTGTTAGGGATTCGGAAACTGCTAGTAGTAGTTATGTTGGTGGTGCCGCGATGACGACGACAAGCATGGCCTATTTGCCTCAGACCCTGGTACTATGTGAGCTCCGGCATGACGCTTTTGAGGGTTCCTTGCCCTCTGGCCCGTCTGACAGTGGCTTGGTCTCCAAATGGCGGCCTAGGGACCGG ATGAAGACGGGATGTGTTGCCCTTGTTTTATGTTTAAACATTAGTGTTGATCCACCTGATGTAATAAAGATATCTCCTTGTGCCCGGATGGAGTGCTGGATTG ACCCTTTTTCAATGGCACCTCAAAAAGCGCTTGAAACAATTGGAAGAACCTTAAACCAACAGTACGAGAGATGGCAGCCTAGA GCTCGCTACAAGATCTCTTTAGATCCCACTGTGGATGAAGTCAAGAAACTTTGTACAACTTGCCGTAAATATGCCAAGTCAGAGAGAGTTTTGTTTCACTATAATGGGCATGGAGTTCCAAAACCAACGGTCAATGGAGAAATATGGCTTTTCAATAAG AGCTATACACAGTATATTCCATTACCTATTGGTGACTTGGATTCTTGGCTGAAGACGCCTTCAATATATGTCTTTGACTGCTCTGCTGCTGGGATGATTGTCAATGCCTTTGTAGAG CTTCAGGACTGGACTGCTGCTGCTTCTGCTTCTTCTGGTCCTTCTGCTAGGGATTGCATTTTGCTTGCAGCCTGTGAAGCACATGAGACTCTTCCTCAAAGTGCTGAATTTCCGGCTGATGTGTTTACTTCCTGCCTTACAACTCCCATAAAAATGGCATTGAGATG GTTTTGTACTCGTTCTTTGCTTCGTGAGTCTCTAGATTATTCACTTATAGATAGAATTCCTGGCCGGCAAACTGATCGGAAGACGCTTCTTGGAgaattgaattggatttttACAGCAGTGACAGACACAATTGCCTGGAATGTTCTCCCACATG ATCTTTTCCAGAGATTGTTCAGGCAAGATCTATTAGTTGCGAGTCTGTTCCGTAACTTTCTACTTGCGGAGAGAATCATGCGCTCTGCCAATTGTTCACCACTTTCGCATCCCATTTTGCCGCCGACCCATCAACATCATATGTG GGACGCTTGGGATATGGCTGCTGAAATATGCCTTTCTCAGCTTCCAACTCTTGTTGAGGACCCTAATGCAGAATTCCAG CCTAGTCCATTCTTTACGGAGCAATTAACAGCTTTTGAGGTGTGGCTTGATCATGGATCCGATCTTAAAAAACCACCTGAACAGCTGCCAATTGTTCTTCAG GTTTTACTTAGTCAATGTCATAGGTTCCGTGCTTTGGTGCTCCTTGGAAGGTTTCTGGATATGGGATCTTGGGCTGTCGATTTG GCCTTATCTGTTGGAATATTTCCTTACGTTTTAAAGCTCTTGCAAACAACTACTCCTGAACTTAGGCAAATTCTTGTGTTCATTTGGACAAAGATTCTTGCGCTTGATAAG TCTTGCCAGGTTGATCTCGTGAAGGATGGTGGACATGCATATTTCATTAGATTTCTCGACAGTGTTGAAGCTTACCCAGAGCAACGTGCAATGGCTGCATTTGTTTTGGCTGTCATTGTAGATGGTCACAGACGAGGTCAGGAGGCCTGTATTGAAGCTGGTTTGATACATGTATGCTTGAGGCACCTTCAGGTTTCAAGTCCAGGTGATTCACAAACTGAACCACTATTTCTTCAGTGGCTGTGCCTATGTCTTGGGAAACTATGGGAAGATTTTGCAGAGGCACAAACCATGGGTGTGCTGGCAGATGCCTCTGCTGTATTAGCACCTCTACTTTCTGAGCCCCAACCTGAG GTTCGAGCTGCAGCTGTTTTTGCTCTGGGCACTGTCCTCGATGTTGGGTTTGACACATCAAGAGATGGTGCTGGGGGTGAGGAAGATTGTGATGATGATGAAAAAGTTAGGTCTGAGGCCAGTATTGTCAAAAACCTTCTGAATGTTGTTTCTGATGGAAGTCCTCTGGTTCGTGCTGAGGTTGCTGTTG CTCTAGCTCGTTTTGCCTTTGGCCACAACAAGCACCTGAAATCTGTTGCTGCTGCATACTGGAAGCCTCAGCCTAACTCTGTGCTTGCTGCCTTGCCTGCGTTTGCAGTCAAGGGTTCAGGTAGTGGCTATACGACTCCAACACAATACATGCCTCATGGAAGTATTGTTCCATCTGCAGTTTCTCCTTTGCTCAGAGTTGGGGAAAACAGCCAGCCTGTAGTTCGTGATGGAAGAGTGTTTACCAGTAGCCCCCTTGCAACATCTGGAATCTTGCATGGCTCTCCTCTCTCTGATGATTCATCTCAGCATTCTGATTCTGGCATAGTGGCTGACTCCATTACCAATGGGGTAGTTAACCATGCAAGGCCTAGACCTCTTGACAATGCACTCTATTCACAATGTGTGTTGGCTATGTGCACTCTGGCCAAAGATCCATCGCCACGAATCGCCAGCCTTGGTCGTCGAGTATTATCTATTATTGGCATTGAATCGGTGGTTGCAAAATCAGTGAGGTCTACTCCTGGTAATGCCCAGCCTAGTGAATCCATGGCTAATGCCAGCACTAGTCTCACTGGACTAGCTCGGTCATCATCATGGTTTGATATGAATGGAG GGCATTTGCCTCTCACGTTTAGAACACCTCCAGTTAGCCCTCCTCGGCCTAGTTACTTGACAGGAATGCGGAGAGTGTATTCCTTGGAGTTTAGACCACATCTAATGAATTCTCCAGATTCTGGATTAGCTGATCCACTTTTGGCAACAGCTGGACCTTCTGGAGCTTCAGAACGCAGTTTTCTTCCACAGTCTACGATCTACAATTGGAGTTGTGGTCACTTCTCAAAGCCTCTTCTTACAGCTACTGATGATAGTGAAGAGATTATTGCCagaagagaagagagagaaaagctGGCTTTGGACCGTATTGCAAAATGCCAACATTCTG gagggggaGGATTAACAGCATCCTTGCCCTTTCTTTTGACAGCTGTGAACAGACTACGTGATCAAATTGCCAGTTGGGATGCAAAATTTGAGACAGGTACCAGAACTGGTTTGCTGCAGCCCTTTTCTCCAGTCGTGGTTGCTTCAGATGAGAGTGAGACAATCAG AATCTGGAATTACGAGGAATCTACACTACTGAACAGTTTTGAGAATCATGATTACCCTGACAAAGGAATTTCAAAGCTGTGTCTTGTGAATGAACTTGATGAGAGCTTGCTGCTTGTTGCTTCAA GTGATGGAAATGTCCGGATTTGGAAGGATTATACTTCAAAAGGTCAACAAAAACTGGTTACTGCACTCTCTTCGATTCAAGGTCACAGGCCAGGCGTGCGGAGTGTGAATGCAGTAGTCGATTGGCAACAGCAGTCTGGATGTCTG TTTGCTTCGGGTGAAGTGTCATCTATCATGGCATGGGATCTGGATAAGGAGCAGCTTGTAAATACTATCCCATTATCCTCAGATTGCAGCATTTCAGCACTG TCTGCTTCTCACATTCATGGGGGCCAGTTCGTGGCTGGTTTTTCGGATGGATTTGTGAGATTATATGACACTCGGACACCTGAAAT GCTTGTTTCTGCAACACAACCGCATACACAGAGATTAGAAAAAATTGTGGGAATTGCCTTTCAACCTGGACTTGAGCCAGGAAAG ATTGTGAGTGCCTCGCAAGCTGGCTATATTCAGTTCCTTGATTTGAGACATCTCAGGGATACGTATCTCACAATTGATGCTCACCGGGGTTCACTTACTGCTTTAGCTGTCCATCGACATGCTCCCCTTATTGCTAGCGGCTCCGCAAAGCAGCTTATCAAAATCTTCAACTTGGAAGGAGAGCAATTAGGCAGCATTCGATATTACCCAAGTTTCATGGCCCATAAGATTGGGTCTGTTAGCAGCCTTACCTTCCATCCTTATGAAGTGTTGCTTGCTGCTGGCACTGCAGATGCTTGCGTTTCTATTTATGCTGATGCGACATCTACTGCAAGATGA
- the LOC113774662 gene encoding regulatory-associated protein of TOR 1-like isoform X2, whose amino-acid sequence MALGDSMASRFSQSSMALAVVSNHLEELNISTSTTGNNSINHEDGERSVRDSETASSSYVGGAAMTTTSMAYLPQTLVLCELRHDAFEGSLPSGPSDSGLVSKWRPRDRMKTGCVALVLCLNISVDPPDVIKISPCARMECWIDPFSMAPQKALETIGRTLNQQYERWQPRARYKISLDPTVDEVKKLCTTCRKYAKSERVLFHYNGHGVPKPTVNGEIWLFNKSYTQYIPLPIGDLDSWLKTPSIYVFDCSAAGMIVNAFVELQDWTAAASASSGPSARDCILLAACEAHETLPQSAEFPADVFTSCLTTPIKMALRWFCTRSLLRESLDYSLIDRIPGRQTDRKTLLGELNWIFTAVTDTIAWNVLPHDLFQRLFRQDLLVASLFRNFLLAERIMRSANCSPLSHPILPPTHQHHMWDAWDMAAEICLSQLPTLVEDPNAEFQPSPFFTEQLTAFEVWLDHGSDLKKPPEQLPIVLQVLLSQCHRFRALVLLGRFLDMGSWAVDLALSVGIFPYVLKLLQTTTPELRQILVFIWTKILALDKSCQVDLVKDGGHAYFIRFLDSVEAYPEQRAMAAFVLAVIVDGHRRGQEACIEAGLIHVCLRHLQVSSPGDSQTEPLFLQWLCLCLGKLWEDFAEAQTMGVLADASAVLAPLLSEPQPEVRAAAVFALGTVLDVGFDTSRDGAGGEEDCDDDEKVRSEASIVKNLLNVVSDGSPLVRAEVAVALARFAFGHNKHLKSVAAAYWKPQPNSVLAALPAFAVKGSGSGYTTPTQYMPHGSIVPSAVSPLLRVGENSQPVVRDGRVFTSSPLATSGILHGSPLSDDSSQHSDSGIVADSITNGVVNHARPRPLDNALYSQCVLAMCTLAKDPSPRIASLGRRVLSIIGIESVVAKSVRSTPGNAQPSESMANASTSLTGLARSSSWFDMNGGHLPLTFRTPPVSPPRPSYLTGMRRVYSLEFRPHLMNSPDSGLADPLLATAGPSGASERSFLPQSTIYNWSCGHFSKPLLTATDDSEEIIARREEREKLALDRIAKCQHSGGGLTASLPFLLTAVNRLRDQIASWDAKFETGTRTGLLQPFSPVVVASDESETIRIWNYEESTLLNSFENHDYPDKGISKLCLVNELDESLLLVASSDGNVRIWKDYTSKGQQKLVTALSSIQGHRPGVRSVNAVVDWQQQSGCLFASGEVSSIMAWDLDKEQLVNTIPLSSDCSISALSASHIHGGQFVAGFSDGFVRLYDTRTPEMLVSATQPHTQRLEKIVGIAFQPGLEPGKIVSASQAGYIQFLDLRHLRDTYLTIDAHRGSLTALAVHRHAPLIASGSAKQLIKIFNLEGEQLGSIRYYPSFMAHKIGSVSSLTFHPYEVLLAAGTADACVSIYADATSTAR is encoded by the exons ATGGCATTGGGTGATTCGATGGCTTCTAGATTTTCGCAATCATCTATGGCCTTGGCGGTGGTGTCCAATCATCTCGAGGAGTTAAATATTAGCACTAGTACTACCGGTAATAATAGCATTAATCATGAGGATGGTGAGAGGAGTGTTAGGGATTCGGAAACTGCTAGTAGTAGTTATGTTGGTGGTGCCGCGATGACGACGACAAGCATGGCCTATTTGCCTCAGACCCTGGTACTATGTGAGCTCCGGCATGACGCTTTTGAGGGTTCCTTGCCCTCTGGCCCGTCTGACAGTGGCTTGGTCTCCAAATGGCGGCCTAGGGACCGG ATGAAGACGGGATGTGTTGCCCTTGTTTTATGTTTAAACATTAGTGTTGATCCACCTGATGTAATAAAGATATCTCCTTGTGCCCGGATGGAGTGCTGGATTG ACCCTTTTTCAATGGCACCTCAAAAAGCGCTTGAAACAATTGGAAGAACCTTAAACCAACAGTACGAGAGATGGCAGCCTAGA GCTCGCTACAAGATCTCTTTAGATCCCACTGTGGATGAAGTCAAGAAACTTTGTACAACTTGCCGTAAATATGCCAAGTCAGAGAGAGTTTTGTTTCACTATAATGGGCATGGAGTTCCAAAACCAACGGTCAATGGAGAAATATGGCTTTTCAATAAG AGCTATACACAGTATATTCCATTACCTATTGGTGACTTGGATTCTTGGCTGAAGACGCCTTCAATATATGTCTTTGACTGCTCTGCTGCTGGGATGATTGTCAATGCCTTTGTAGAG CTTCAGGACTGGACTGCTGCTGCTTCTGCTTCTTCTGGTCCTTCTGCTAGGGATTGCATTTTGCTTGCAGCCTGTGAAGCACATGAGACTCTTCCTCAAAGTGCTGAATTTCCGGCTGATGTGTTTACTTCCTGCCTTACAACTCCCATAAAAATGGCATTGAGATG GTTTTGTACTCGTTCTTTGCTTCGTGAGTCTCTAGATTATTCACTTATAGATAGAATTCCTGGCCGGCAAACTGATCGGAAGACGCTTCTTGGAgaattgaattggatttttACAGCAGTGACAGACACAATTGCCTGGAATGTTCTCCCACATG ATCTTTTCCAGAGATTGTTCAGGCAAGATCTATTAGTTGCGAGTCTGTTCCGTAACTTTCTACTTGCGGAGAGAATCATGCGCTCTGCCAATTGTTCACCACTTTCGCATCCCATTTTGCCGCCGACCCATCAACATCATATGTG GGACGCTTGGGATATGGCTGCTGAAATATGCCTTTCTCAGCTTCCAACTCTTGTTGAGGACCCTAATGCAGAATTCCAG CCTAGTCCATTCTTTACGGAGCAATTAACAGCTTTTGAGGTGTGGCTTGATCATGGATCCGATCTTAAAAAACCACCTGAACAGCTGCCAATTGTTCTTCAG GTTTTACTTAGTCAATGTCATAGGTTCCGTGCTTTGGTGCTCCTTGGAAGGTTTCTGGATATGGGATCTTGGGCTGTCGATTTG GCCTTATCTGTTGGAATATTTCCTTACGTTTTAAAGCTCTTGCAAACAACTACTCCTGAACTTAGGCAAATTCTTGTGTTCATTTGGACAAAGATTCTTGCGCTTGATAAG TCTTGCCAGGTTGATCTCGTGAAGGATGGTGGACATGCATATTTCATTAGATTTCTCGACAGTGTTGAAGCTTACCCAGAGCAACGTGCAATGGCTGCATTTGTTTTGGCTGTCATTGTAGATGGTCACAGACGAGGTCAGGAGGCCTGTATTGAAGCTGGTTTGATACATGTATGCTTGAGGCACCTTCAGGTTTCAAGTCCAGGTGATTCACAAACTGAACCACTATTTCTTCAGTGGCTGTGCCTATGTCTTGGGAAACTATGGGAAGATTTTGCAGAGGCACAAACCATGGGTGTGCTGGCAGATGCCTCTGCTGTATTAGCACCTCTACTTTCTGAGCCCCAACCTGAG GTTCGAGCTGCAGCTGTTTTTGCTCTGGGCACTGTCCTCGATGTTGGGTTTGACACATCAAGAGATGGTGCTGGGGGTGAGGAAGATTGTGATGATGATGAAAAAGTTAGGTCTGAGGCCAGTATTGTCAAAAACCTTCTGAATGTTGTTTCTGATGGAAGTCCTCTGGTTCGTGCTGAGGTTGCTGTTG CTCTAGCTCGTTTTGCCTTTGGCCACAACAAGCACCTGAAATCTGTTGCTGCTGCATACTGGAAGCCTCAGCCTAACTCTGTGCTTGCTGCCTTGCCTGCGTTTGCAGTCAAGGGTTCAGGTAGTGGCTATACGACTCCAACACAATACATGCCTCATGGAAGTATTGTTCCATCTGCAGTTTCTCCTTTGCTCAGAGTTGGGGAAAACAGCCAGCCTGTAGTTCGTGATGGAAGAGTGTTTACCAGTAGCCCCCTTGCAACATCTGGAATCTTGCATGGCTCTCCTCTCTCTGATGATTCATCTCAGCATTCTGATTCTGGCATAGTGGCTGACTCCATTACCAATGGGGTAGTTAACCATGCAAGGCCTAGACCTCTTGACAATGCACTCTATTCACAATGTGTGTTGGCTATGTGCACTCTGGCCAAAGATCCATCGCCACGAATCGCCAGCCTTGGTCGTCGAGTATTATCTATTATTGGCATTGAATCGGTGGTTGCAAAATCAGTGAGGTCTACTCCTGGTAATGCCCAGCCTAGTGAATCCATGGCTAATGCCAGCACTAGTCTCACTGGACTAGCTCGGTCATCATCATGGTTTGATATGAATGGAG GGCATTTGCCTCTCACGTTTAGAACACCTCCAGTTAGCCCTCCTCGGCCTAGTTACTTGACAGGAATGCGGAGAGTGTATTCCTTGGAGTTTAGACCACATCTAATGAATTCTCCAGATTCTGGATTAGCTGATCCACTTTTGGCAACAGCTGGACCTTCTGGAGCTTCAGAACGCAGTTTTCTTCCACAGTCTACGATCTACAATTGGAGTTGTGGTCACTTCTCAAAGCCTCTTCTTACAGCTACTGATGATAGTGAAGAGATTATTGCCagaagagaagagagagaaaagctGGCTTTGGACCGTATTGCAAAATGCCAACATTCTG ggggaGGATTAACAGCATCCTTGCCCTTTCTTTTGACAGCTGTGAACAGACTACGTGATCAAATTGCCAGTTGGGATGCAAAATTTGAGACAGGTACCAGAACTGGTTTGCTGCAGCCCTTTTCTCCAGTCGTGGTTGCTTCAGATGAGAGTGAGACAATCAG AATCTGGAATTACGAGGAATCTACACTACTGAACAGTTTTGAGAATCATGATTACCCTGACAAAGGAATTTCAAAGCTGTGTCTTGTGAATGAACTTGATGAGAGCTTGCTGCTTGTTGCTTCAA GTGATGGAAATGTCCGGATTTGGAAGGATTATACTTCAAAAGGTCAACAAAAACTGGTTACTGCACTCTCTTCGATTCAAGGTCACAGGCCAGGCGTGCGGAGTGTGAATGCAGTAGTCGATTGGCAACAGCAGTCTGGATGTCTG TTTGCTTCGGGTGAAGTGTCATCTATCATGGCATGGGATCTGGATAAGGAGCAGCTTGTAAATACTATCCCATTATCCTCAGATTGCAGCATTTCAGCACTG TCTGCTTCTCACATTCATGGGGGCCAGTTCGTGGCTGGTTTTTCGGATGGATTTGTGAGATTATATGACACTCGGACACCTGAAAT GCTTGTTTCTGCAACACAACCGCATACACAGAGATTAGAAAAAATTGTGGGAATTGCCTTTCAACCTGGACTTGAGCCAGGAAAG ATTGTGAGTGCCTCGCAAGCTGGCTATATTCAGTTCCTTGATTTGAGACATCTCAGGGATACGTATCTCACAATTGATGCTCACCGGGGTTCACTTACTGCTTTAGCTGTCCATCGACATGCTCCCCTTATTGCTAGCGGCTCCGCAAAGCAGCTTATCAAAATCTTCAACTTGGAAGGAGAGCAATTAGGCAGCATTCGATATTACCCAAGTTTCATGGCCCATAAGATTGGGTCTGTTAGCAGCCTTACCTTCCATCCTTATGAAGTGTTGCTTGCTGCTGGCACTGCAGATGCTTGCGTTTCTATTTATGCTGATGCGACATCTACTGCAAGATGA